The region AACGGACAAATAATGGATCTTCTGCCGTTCATAGAATCAGGAGCGTTTAGTACTGATCAGGTTGACTCTAGTGCCTTAGATCCAGGTTTTTACCAAGGAGAGCTAGTCGGGATCAATACGGGGAGTAACGCGTTTGCCCTAGCATACAATCCTGATCTGTTCGAAGAAGCTGGTGTTCCAGTGTTAGAGCCAGGATATACGTGGGAAGACTTTTATGCGACTGCCCGTGAATTGTCACAAAAGCTTGGCACATATGGAACATATACAGACGTCAACCATCAACGCCAGTTTGGTCACTACCTATTGCAAAATGATCAGTGGTTATACAATGATGATGGAACAGCTCTAGGCTGGGACGACGATCAACTATTTATTGATTTCTTTAGTAATATTCTGGAACTACAATCAGAAGGTGTACTTCCTCCAGCAGATATTGTCGAGAGTGCAAGTACAATCGAGAACTATCTACTGGTAAATAATCAGGCTCCAATGCAGATCATCCATAGCAATCAGATTGTTGCTGTAGCTAATGCAGCAAATCGTGACTTTGAACTTACGATACTTCCTTCTCATAGCAATGGGAACTCTGGAGCTTATGTTAGAGCTTCCTTACTTTGGTCTGTTAATCCAAATACAGAGCATGCAGATGAAATCATAAAGTTTATTGACTGGATGACACATGACCTGGAAGCAAACGACATTTTAATGGCCGATCGAGGTGTTCCAATTTCTTCTGCTGTCCGCGAGCATTTATACGACAAGCTGGAAAAAACGGTTCAGCAGCAATTTGATTATATTGATTTGCTTTCCCAATATACGGGAGAGTCTCCACCACCACCACCAGCTGCAGGTACTGAACTAGATCAAATTTATGAAAGAAATGTATATCAAATGCTGTATGGTCAGGCAACACCGGAGGAACAGGTTGAAAAGTATAAGCGAGATGTATTACAGGTTATTGAATAGAAAGTTATACAGATAACAAGATAAGCTATAACAAAAAGGTCACAGCCTTTAGGAGAAGCCATCTGAAAAATAGAGAATAGATGGCTTCTCAGTGCTAAGGAGGTTCAGTATGGAAAGTCTTCCTATCCAGGACAACAAACCAAATAAAAAGAAGATTGTTGAAACTTCATTGAAACAAAGAACATTCAAGAATAACCTTATTGCATATGGCTTTATTTCTCCATGGCTCATTGGTTTTTTGGGTATTGTCGTTGGGCCTATGCTATATTCATTATACCTGTCTTTTACCGATTATAATTTGTTAAGTCCTCCGAGTTGGATAGGATTGGACAATTATGTACGGATGTTTACGCAGGATGATCGCTTCTGGACATCATTACAGGTCACTCTCTTGTTTGTGGCCATTGCCGTACCTCTCCGACTGA is a window of Bacillus horti DNA encoding:
- a CDS encoding ABC transporter substrate-binding protein, which codes for MVKGMKFKGLILLVVLLIVSLAACSTDSSQPSDTNTDQEPTSSDNTGQEEATTQEDIEFRMLWWGNQDRHDRTLELIELYESQNPHVSIVPEFLGFGEYADRLNTQMAGGNAPDLFQVVDRWLPQYAENGQIMDLLPFIESGAFSTDQVDSSALDPGFYQGELVGINTGSNAFALAYNPDLFEEAGVPVLEPGYTWEDFYATARELSQKLGTYGTYTDVNHQRQFGHYLLQNDQWLYNDDGTALGWDDDQLFIDFFSNILELQSEGVLPPADIVESASTIENYLLVNNQAPMQIIHSNQIVAVANAANRDFELTILPSHSNGNSGAYVRASLLWSVNPNTEHADEIIKFIDWMTHDLEANDILMADRGVPISSAVREHLYDKLEKTVQQQFDYIDLLSQYTGESPPPPPAAGTELDQIYERNVYQMLYGQATPEEQVEKYKRDVLQVIE